One Maribacter sp. HTCC2170 genomic window, CATCAGATACGCCTTCATTGATTTTTAGTTCCTTAACCACAAAATCAAATTTTTGAGGTCCCATGGTCTGTATCAATAGAAATGGGAATTTTATACCTGAAACTTCTTGATAGTCGTTATAATCAAAAGTCGTGTTAATTTGCTGTCCTTGGGCTTCGACTTGCACTACATCTTGAATTTTTAATCCAGTTTCTACGTCGTAGAAAGACGTTTTCTCGTCAGTGATTATTATTTTGTAGGCTTTCTTGTCATTGATCACCTCAACACCTTCTAAAGTAACATCGGTATTCAATAGATTTAATTCTGGGAATGGAGCGGATTCTTCCTTGACTTTTTTTAATTCATCTTCACCTAAATCTTTGCGTTGGCCTTGTATAACCATATATCCTTTATCACCGTCAACTACTTGTTTGCTCATTGAATTTCCCATGACCTTTACATCTTGCATAAACTGATCTCTAGATGTTTTCTTGACTTCAAGATTTAATTTCATGCCTTGCATTTCAGCTTCCGCCACCAATGAATAAGATTCAACACCCATTAACTTTTCTTTGCCGCCAATGGCCTCAATATATTTTTCCAGGACAGTTCTAGCTGTTACCCCTTCTGGCAATGCTGCCTGATAATTTGGTTTTTCAGTGCTAGCAGCGAATTTGTCAAAGTATTTTATGGGAATTTTTTTACCATCAATCTTCATTTTTTCAAGATTGTCCAATACTTCACTGCCCTTGCCAGTAACCACGATTTTCGCATTATTCGTACTAATTAGTTTTTGGGCCGTTGCTTGTAATTCATCAACTGTTACTGCATTTATTTTGTCCAAATATGTTCTGTAAAAGTCCTGCGGTAAGTCTTCTGTCAGAATGTTTAGGGCAAACCTAGAAATGGTTTCTGGCCGTTCTAATGCCATTACAAATTCTCCAACATATTCGGCTTTGGCAATTTCCAATTCTTCAGAATCTACTTTTTCGTTTCGAATACGATTCAATTGTTCGATAAAAACAACGACTGCACTATCTGTTACCACATTTCTTACGCTTGCAGAAGCCCTAAATCTTGAAGCATATTTATCAGCCCCAATTCTAGATCCTGCTCCATATGTATATCCTTTGTCTTCTCTAAGGCTACCATTTAAGTAACTACGGAAGCTGCCCCCAAGGACTTTGTTAGCGAGTAATGCAGAAAAGTAATCCTGATCGGTCATTTTTAAATCCACCAAATTTTGCACTGCAATTTCTGATTGTACAGCGTTGGGCATGTCAACAAAATTAATTTGTGAATACTGTGCATTCTTTGGTACTGATAAGGTAAAAACTGGTGGGCTGGCTTTTTGCCAAGATTCAAAGAGGTCGGTTATTTTGTCTTTGATTATCGAGAATTCAACATCGCCAACAACAATTAAATAGGCATTTTTCGGAACGAAATAATCGCGATAATGTGAAGTGATGTTGGCAAGTACTACATTGTTTACCGTTTCTTGGGAAACGAATTCGCCATATGGGTGGTTTAATCCATACGCCAAGGCTGCATCTACCCTTCTTGCAACACTGGAAACACTTTTTTCGTTGGATTTTAATCCGTCTAAAAGAATATCTCTTTCCTTAACAAATTCTTCTTCAGTAAAGTTGGGATTGAGAGCAGCATCTGCTAAAAGTTCTAAAAGTCTATCAG contains:
- a CDS encoding M16 family metallopeptidase, with amino-acid sequence MKNIITGIALFAVIAMNAQIDRTTEPNIGPVPEINFGSSQSFELGNGLKVIVVENHKLPRVSFTLTIDNPPFIEGEKAGVGSLMGSLLGKGSVNVEKDAFYEEVDFMGASLSFNSSGGGARGLSKYSDRLLELLADAALNPNFTEEEFVKERDILLDGLKSNEKSVSSVARRVDAALAYGLNHPYGEFVSQETVNNVVLANITSHYRDYFVPKNAYLIVVGDVEFSIIKDKITDLFESWQKASPPVFTLSVPKNAQYSQINFVDMPNAVQSEIAVQNLVDLKMTDQDYFSALLANKVLGGSFRSYLNGSLREDKGYTYGAGSRIGADKYASRFRASASVRNVVTDSAVVVFIEQLNRIRNEKVDSEELEIAKAEYVGEFVMALERPETISRFALNILTEDLPQDFYRTYLDKINAVTVDELQATAQKLISTNNAKIVVTGKGSEVLDNLEKMKIDGKKIPIKYFDKFAASTEKPNYQAALPEGVTARTVLEKYIEAIGGKEKLMGVESYSLVAEAEMQGMKLNLEVKKTSRDQFMQDVKVMGNSMSKQVVDGDKGYMVIQGQRKDLGEDELKKVKEESAPFPELNLLNTDVTLEGVEVINDKKAYKIIITDEKTSFYDVETGLKIQDVVQVEAQGQQINTTFDYNDYQEVSGIKFPFLLIQTMGPQKFDFVVKELKINEGVSDVDFE